The Constrictibacter sp. MBR-5 region CCATCGGCCGCATCGTCGACCTCTACTCGCCCGCCGAATGCGCGAATTACTTCGCCAAAGCAGGCTATGACGCAGATTGATCGGAAAACGCTCTAACTTCCTCTCCCTCGCGCTCCAATCCTACACCGCGCGCACCAGCACGTGGCGCTTGCGCCCCGCCGACAGCTTCACCACCCCGTCCGCGGTCATGTCGGCCAGCGTCACGGACTGGTCCTCGGCCGCGAACGGTGCGTCGTTGATCCGCCCGCCGCCGCCGCGGATCAGGCGGCGCGCCTCGCCGTTGCTCGCGGCGAGATCGGCCCGGCGCATCAGTTCGAACGCCGGTATCCCCTTCTCCAGGTCGGCCCGCGGCACCTCGATGGTCGGCAGGCTCTCGGCGAGCGCGCCCTCCTCGAAGGTGCGGCGCGCGGTCTCCGCCGCCGCCTCGGCCGCCGACGCACCGCGCGCCATGCGCGTCGCCTCGGTGGCGAGCACCTTCTTCGCCTCGTTGATCTCCTGCCCCTGGAGCGCCTCCAGCCGGGCGATCTCGTCGAGCGGCAGCTCGGTGAACAGGCGCAGGAAGCGCCCGACGTCGGCATCGTCAGTGTTGCGCCAGAACTGCCAGTAGTCCCAGCTCGGCAGGCGCTCCTCGTTCAGCCAGACGGCGCCCTGGGCGGTCTTGCCCATCTTGGCGCCCGAGGCGGTGGTCAGCAGCGGCGTCGTCAGGCCGATCAGCTCAAGCCCACCGACCCGGCGGCCGAGTTCGACACCGCTGACGATGTTCCCCCACTGGTCGGAGCCGCCCATCTGCAGCACGCAGCCGTGGCGCTTCGCCAGTTCGACGAAGTCGTAGGACTGCAGGACCATGTAGTTGAATTCGAGGAAGGTCAGCGGCTGCTCGCGCTCCAGGCGCAGGCGGACGCTGTCCATCGACAGCATCCGGTTGACCGAGAAATGCCGGCCGTAGTCGCGCAGGAACGGGATGTAGGCCAGCCGGTCCAGCCAGTCCGCGTTGTTCACCATCACCGCGTCGGTCGGACCCTCGCCGAAGGTCAGGAAAGGCTCGAACGCCCGCTTGATGCCGGCCATGTTGGCGGCGATGTCGTCGTCGGTGAGCAGCTTTCGCGTCTCGTCCTTGCCCGACGGATCGCCGACCTTCGTCGTGCCGCCGCCCATGAGGACGATCGGCTTGTGGCCGGTCCGCTGCAGCCAGCGCAGCATCATGATGGAGACGAGGTGGCCGACATGCAGGCTGTCGCCGGTGCAGTCGAAGCCGATATAGGCCGTGATCGGCCCCTTCGCCGCGCGCGCGTCGAGCGCCTCCTCATCCGTGCACTGATGCACGAAACCGCGGTCGCTGATGGTGCGCAGGAAGTCCGAGCGCATGGCCGATCCTCGATGAAAAATTCAGTCGCGGGATTTAGCATGGCGATCCGCCCACGACCAAGCCGTGCCCTGCACCTATCCCACCTGGAATAGGCTCATTGAGCGGTTGGAGCCCGACAGAATGGATCTCTTGCGAGTCACGACGATCGGCTTCACGAAGTCCAGCGCTGCGCACTTCTTCGGACGCCTCCGGGCCGCCGGCGTCCGGCGCGTCATGGACGTCCGCCTGCACAACACCTCGCAGCTCGCGGGCTTCGCGAAAGCGGACGACCTCGCCTGGTTCCTGAAGAGCCTCGGCGGCATCGACTATGTTCACGAGCCTCTTCTGGCGCCCACCGCCGACATCCTGGACGCCTTCAAGAAGCGCAAGGGTGACTGGCGGCTCTATGAGCGGCAGTTTCTCGACCTCATGCAGTCCCGCCGCATCGAAACGACGCTCGCCCCCGACGCATTCGACGGCACCTGCCTCCTCTGCTCGGAGGCGACGCCGCACCACTGCCACCGACGGCTGGTCGTGGACTACCTGAACGCGAAATGGCACGGCCGTCTCGCCGTCGAACACCTGTGAGGCGCGGCGCTCATGCGAGAAACGTCGCGATCGCAGCTGCCATCGCTTCGGGCCGGTCGAGTTCGGCCAGATGCCCTGCGCCTTCGATCCGCCGGATCGTGACGGGGCCGGCGATCGCCGCCTGGAACCGCGCGGCGTAACCGAAGGGGATGATGCGGTCCTCGGCTCCCCACAGCAACAGCGTCGGGCAGCGGACCAGATGCAGCCGCCGTTCGACGCCGGTGCGGCCGAGCGGCCAGAGGTACCGGGCGGCGGCCTCGGCGGCGCGGGTCTGCTCGATCGGCCATTCGACCGAGTTCGCGCCCTCGGGCGCCGCCTTCAGCCAGGTCCAGCGCTCGGGATCGGCGCAGAGGCCGGACGCCACGTCCTGGGGCTTCTGCGCCCAGATGTCGGCCGTCGGCTCGGCATCCTCGTAGAGGCCGAAGGGTGCGGTCAGCACCAGCCGGCGCACCATGCCCGGCCACAGCGCCGCGACCTCCAGCGCCAGCGCGCCGGTCACCGAGGAGGCGACGAGATCGCCCGCCTCCAGCCCGGCACCGCCGAGCAGGTCGCGGGTCGCGACGATCCAGTCGAGCAGGTTGTCCAGCCGGTCATGGCCGAGGCCGCCGGGATAGCCCGGCAGCGACGGCGCCACCACGGTGCGCGTCTCGGCCAACCGGTCCAGGAACGGCGTCCATTTCGGCAGCCCGCCGAAACCCGGCAGGTAGAACAGCGGCGCACCGCCGCCCTTGCGCCAGACGCGGCAGGGGCTGCCGTTCACGTCGATGGTGTCGGTGGTCGGATCGGTCATGTCCGGCACGTCACACGGCGGCGCGCGGCGTGAAGGCCTGCGGCAGCGTCCGCTCGGCCGCCGGCATCGGGTTCGGCCACCAGCGGTCCTCCCATTCCTCGAACAGGTCCTTCAGCTGCGGCATCACCTGCTCGGCGAAGAGCTTCGTGTTGTGCATGGTCAGCTGCTTGCTCATGTTGCCGAACTGCAGCAGCAGCATGAGGTGGCCGACGTGCAGATTGACCGCCACCTCGCGCAGCTTAGCCGCGACCTCGTCCGGCGTGCCGACGATGACGTAGCCGGCTTCGAGGATGTCGTCGAAGCTGCGGGCGTTCTTGCGGACCTTCTGCACCTCGGCGCCGAACTGGGCGCTGGCCTTGCCGACCTGGCTTTCGATCCCGGCGCGGATGGTCGCCTCGGTCGTGTACCCCGGCGGCGTCGCGAAGCGGCTGTCGACGTGCAGGCAGCGGTCGTAGAAATACTCGGCCGGCTCCTTGTAGAGCTTCAGCGCCTCCTCGTGCGTCTCGGCGACGCCGACGAACTGGAGGAAGCCGGCGCGGTAGGGATTCCGGTCCTTGCCGAGCCGCTCCATCTCGGCCCAGAAGCCCTTCATCGTCGCCTCGCCGGCCTTGTAGCCGTAGTAGGAGAGGTACGAGTAGACATAGTCCATCTCGGCGCACCAGTGCCACGTCTCGACCGAGCCGCCGCCCGGCACCCAGACCGGCGGGTGCGGCTGCTGCACCGGGCGCGGCCAGATGTTGACGTAGCGCTGCTGGTTGAAGCGGCCGTTGAAGGTGAAGGGCTCCGGCTCGGTCCAGGCGCGCATGACCAGGTCGTGCGCCTCCAGGTAGCGGGCGCGCAGCATGCTGGGATTCTGGCCGTAGGCGTAGCAGGTGTCCATCGGCGTGCCGACCGGGAAGCCGGCGATCAGGCGACCGCCCGAGATGCAGTCCAGCATCGCGAACTCCTCCGCCACGCGGGTCGGCGGGTTGTAGAGCGCCAGGCTGTTGCCCATCACGCAGATCGCCGTGTCGGTGGTGCGCCGCGCGAGCGTCGACGCGATCAGGTTGGGCGAAGGCATGATGCCGTAGCCGTTGGAATGGTGCTCGTTGACGCAGATCGCGTCGAAGCCGCAGTCGGCCGCGAACTCCAGTTCGTCCATGAAGTCGTTGTACATGGCGTGGGCGCGGCGCGGATCGAAGTTGCGGCTGCTGATGTCGACCCAGACGCTCGGATTCGTCTCGCGGAAGTCGTCCGGCAGCTCGGTGTACGGCATCAGGTGGAACCACAGCAGCTTCATCGCTTCCTCCGGCCCTCGCGTTCTCTCGGATCAGCCTACAGCCGGCCCGCGGCCCGGACAAACCCATGTCGGCGCCCGCCCGCGTTATCGTCGGCCCATGCTACTCTCGTCGAAACGAGAGACTGCGAGGAACGATGCCGACCTATCTGAAACGCTCCGGCGAAGCCGCCGCCTTCGACCGCCGCCAGGTGGAGGAGACCGTCCGGCGGATGCTCGACGACATCGAGCGCAACCGCGACGAGGCGGTGCGGCGCTATGCGCGCGACCTCGACAAGTGGCAGGCCGACGGCTTCCGCGTCTCCGAGGACCGCATCCGCGACGTCGCCCAGCGCATCCCGGAGAGCTTCAAGGAGGACTACGCCTACGCCCTGCGCCAGGTACAGACCTTCGCCCGGCACCAGCGCGAGACGATGCAGGACCTGGAGATCGAGACGGAGCCGGGGGTCATCCTCGGCCATCGCCACGTGCCGGTACAGCGCGTCGGCTGCTACGTGCCGGGCGGCAAATATCCGCTGGTTGCGGGTGCCATGATGAGCGTCGGCACCGCGGCAGTGGCCGGGGTCGAGCACATCGTCGGCTGCGCCCCGCCGCGCGACGCCGACGGCATGTACCCCTACACGCTCTACGCCTTCCATGCCGCCGGCGCGCACGCGATCTACGACATCGGCGGCGTCCAGGCGCTGGCGGCGATGGCGCACGGCTGCGTCGGCATCGCGCCCGTGGACATGATCGTCGGTCCCGGCAATCCCTATGTCGCCGAGGCGAAGCGCCAGCTGTTCGGCATCGTCGGCATCGACCTGCTCGCCGGACCGACCGAGATCCTGGTCATCGCCGACGAGACGGCCGACCCCGCGCTGGTGGCGACCGACCTGCTCGGCCAGGCGGAGCACGGTCCGGACAGCCCGGTCTGGCTGGTCACCACCTCGCGCGCGCTCGGCGAGGCCGTGGCGAAGGAGATGGACCGCCAGCTGGAGACGCTGCCGACCGCGGCGGTCGCGGGCAAGGCCTGGGCGAACAACGGCGAGATCGTCCTGGTCGACAGCCACGAGGAGGCGGTCGCCGTCTCCGACGCCTATGCGCCGGAGCATCTGGAGGTGCTGACCGGCCGCGACGACTGGTACCGCGAGCATCTGCGCAATTACGGCAGCCTGTTCGTCGGCGAGGAGAGCACGGTCGCCTATGGCGACAAGGGCGTCGGCACCAACCACACCCTGCCG contains the following coding sequences:
- the tyrS gene encoding tyrosine--tRNA ligase, with product MRSDFLRTISDRGFVHQCTDEEALDARAAKGPITAYIGFDCTGDSLHVGHLVSIMMLRWLQRTGHKPIVLMGGGTTKVGDPSGKDETRKLLTDDDIAANMAGIKRAFEPFLTFGEGPTDAVMVNNADWLDRLAYIPFLRDYGRHFSVNRMLSMDSVRLRLEREQPLTFLEFNYMVLQSYDFVELAKRHGCVLQMGGSDQWGNIVSGVELGRRVGGLELIGLTTPLLTTASGAKMGKTAQGAVWLNEERLPSWDYWQFWRNTDDADVGRFLRLFTELPLDEIARLEALQGQEINEAKKVLATEATRMARGASAAEAAAETARRTFEEGALAESLPTIEVPRADLEKGIPAFELMRRADLAASNGEARRLIRGGGGRINDAPFAAEDQSVTLADMTADGVVKLSAGRKRHVLVRAV
- a CDS encoding DUF488 domain-containing protein, with the protein product MDLLRVTTIGFTKSSAAHFFGRLRAAGVRRVMDVRLHNTSQLAGFAKADDLAWFLKSLGGIDYVHEPLLAPTADILDAFKKRKGDWRLYERQFLDLMQSRRIETTLAPDAFDGTCLLCSEATPHHCHRRLVVDYLNAKWHGRLAVEHL
- a CDS encoding alpha/beta fold hydrolase, translating into MTDPTTDTIDVNGSPCRVWRKGGGAPLFYLPGFGGLPKWTPFLDRLAETRTVVAPSLPGYPGGLGHDRLDNLLDWIVATRDLLGGAGLEAGDLVASSVTGALALEVAALWPGMVRRLVLTAPFGLYEDAEPTADIWAQKPQDVASGLCADPERWTWLKAAPEGANSVEWPIEQTRAAEAAARYLWPLGRTGVERRLHLVRCPTLLLWGAEDRIIPFGYAARFQAAIAGPVTIRRIEGAGHLAELDRPEAMAAAIATFLA
- a CDS encoding LLM class flavin-dependent oxidoreductase — its product is MKLLWFHLMPYTELPDDFRETNPSVWVDISSRNFDPRRAHAMYNDFMDELEFAADCGFDAICVNEHHSNGYGIMPSPNLIASTLARRTTDTAICVMGNSLALYNPPTRVAEEFAMLDCISGGRLIAGFPVGTPMDTCYAYGQNPSMLRARYLEAHDLVMRAWTEPEPFTFNGRFNQQRYVNIWPRPVQQPHPPVWVPGGGSVETWHWCAEMDYVYSYLSYYGYKAGEATMKGFWAEMERLGKDRNPYRAGFLQFVGVAETHEEALKLYKEPAEYFYDRCLHVDSRFATPPGYTTEATIRAGIESQVGKASAQFGAEVQKVRKNARSFDDILEAGYVIVGTPDEVAAKLREVAVNLHVGHLMLLLQFGNMSKQLTMHNTKLFAEQVMPQLKDLFEEWEDRWWPNPMPAAERTLPQAFTPRAAV
- the hisD gene encoding histidinol dehydrogenase; this encodes MPTYLKRSGEAAAFDRRQVEETVRRMLDDIERNRDEAVRRYARDLDKWQADGFRVSEDRIRDVAQRIPESFKEDYAYALRQVQTFARHQRETMQDLEIETEPGVILGHRHVPVQRVGCYVPGGKYPLVAGAMMSVGTAAVAGVEHIVGCAPPRDADGMYPYTLYAFHAAGAHAIYDIGGVQALAAMAHGCVGIAPVDMIVGPGNPYVAEAKRQLFGIVGIDLLAGPTEILVIADETADPALVATDLLGQAEHGPDSPVWLVTTSRALGEAVAKEMDRQLETLPTAAVAGKAWANNGEIVLVDSHEEAVAVSDAYAPEHLEVLTGRDDWYREHLRNYGSLFVGEESTVAYGDKGVGTNHTLPTGRAARYTGGLWVGKYLKTLTWQRLTPEASRRIAPVMARICEAEGMLAHKLTADVRYARYAPRNE